A section of the Festucalex cinctus isolate MCC-2025b chromosome 7, RoL_Fcin_1.0, whole genome shotgun sequence genome encodes:
- the galr1a gene encoding galanin receptor type 1 codes for MNLTESPWLMEEPWSLNRTEEEKLLFGIGTDNLITLVVFCLIFVLGVLGNTLVITVLARSKPGKPRSTTNIFILNLSIADLSYLLFCVPFQSTIYMMPTWVLGAFICKFIHYFFTVSMLVSIFTLSAMSVDRYVAIVHSRKSSAIRVAKHAFIGVVVIWILSLAMAAPIMYYQNIFHGGENLTFCWEVWPDQNQKKVYVVCTFVFGYVLPLLLISFCYSKVLKHLHKKLRNMSKKSEASKRKTAQTVLVVVVVFCLSWLPHHVIHLWVEFGTFPLNQASFLLRIAAHCLAYSNSSVNPVIYAFLSENFRKAYKQVFKCQIGTEDVPFNEIKEIRSKADAPPSTNCTNV; via the exons ATGAATCTTACAGAGTCGCCGTGGCTCATGGAAGAGCCGTGGAGCCTTAACCGAACAGAGGAAGAGAAACTTTTATTCGGGATCGGCACAGATAATCTCATCACGCTGGTGGTTTTTTGCCTCATCTTCGTGCTCGGTGTGCTGGGTAACACTCTGGTCATCACCGTCCTGGCTCGGAGCAAGCCGGGGAAACCGCGCAGCACCACCAACATCTTCATCCTCAACCTGAGCATCGCGGACCTGTCCTACCTGCTCTTTTGCGTTCCCTTCCAGTCTACCATCTACATGATGCCCACTTGGGTCCTGGGCGCATTCATTTGTAAATTCATCCACTATTTCTTCACGGTGTCCATGCTGGTCAGCATCTTCACTCTCTCAGCCATGTCAGTGGACAGATACGTGGCCATCGTACACTCCAGAAAGTCCTCCGCCATCAGGGTGGCCAAACATGCCTTCATCGGCGTGGTGGTCATTTGGATTCTCTCTCTGGCCATGGCAGCGCCAATTATGTATTACCAGAATATCTTTCACGGGGGAGAAAATCTAACATTTTGCTGGGAAGTGTGGCCAGACCAAAACCAGAAAAAGGTCTATGTGGtttgtacatttgtttttggCTACGTTTTGCCCCTACTGCTCATCTCTTTTTGCTATTCAAAG gttttaaaacatttgcacaaaaagcTGAGAAATATGTCCAAAAAGTCTGAGGCATCAAAGAGAAAG ACAGCTCAGACAGTGCTggttgtggtggtggtgttCTGTCTGTCATGGCTCCCTCATCACGTGATTCACCTCTGGGTAGAGTTCGGGACCTTCCCGCTGAACCAGGCTTCCTTTTTGCTGCGGATTGCCGCCCACTGCCTGGCGTACAGCAACTCATCTGTCAACCCAGTCATTTATGCCTTCCTATCAGAAAACTTCAGGAAGGCTTATAAGCAGGTGTTCAAATGCCAGATCGGCACAGAAGATGTGCCGTTTAATGAGATCAAGGAGATCCGCAGCAAGGCAGATGCACCGCCTTCAACGAACTGCACCAATGTTTGA